A genome region from Clostridium sp. JN-9 includes the following:
- the lonB gene encoding ATP-dependent protease LonB: MTEILVIIQMFFTMVMGLYFFNALKGQQSAKVVIDKDNRKESEQLKKLRSIHLTEPLTEKSRPGCFEEIIGQEKGIKALQAALCGPNPQHVIIYGPPGVGKTAAARLVLEYAKKKEYSPFKEYAKFTEIDATTVRFDDRGIADPLIGSVHDPIYQGAGHLGVAGIPQPKPGAVTKAHGGILFIDEIGELHPIEMNKLLKVLEDRRVFFDSAYYSVSDSNMPAYIKDIFDNGLPADFRLVGATTRNPSEISPALRSRCVEIFFRSLLPDEIEKIAENAVMKTGFALDEKACKLVGKYCSNGRECVNLIQLASGIALNDDRNTIKVSDVEWVIENGQYTPRPEKKIKGKPEVGFVNALAVYGANLGTVMEVEASAKKVNLRRGRIRITGIVEEEEMDNSTGKSIRKSTAKCSVENVITVIERVFNIDCDNYDIHINFPGGAPVDGPSAGISIASAVYSAILNIAVDNEVAMTGELSIHGEVKPIGGVNAKIQAAIKAGAKTIIIPEDNWQDSFKQFKGVKIIPVKDIKEVIELALVKDYKDSIPLTIESNIDALSAKSLKANA, translated from the coding sequence ATGACAGAAATTTTAGTGATTATACAGATGTTTTTTACAATGGTAATGGGATTATATTTTTTTAACGCTTTAAAAGGACAGCAAAGTGCTAAAGTAGTGATAGATAAAGATAATAGAAAGGAAAGTGAACAATTAAAAAAGCTGAGAAGTATTCATTTAACAGAGCCATTAACTGAAAAAAGCAGACCTGGCTGCTTTGAAGAAATAATTGGTCAGGAAAAAGGCATAAAAGCTTTGCAGGCAGCATTATGCGGACCTAATCCTCAGCATGTTATAATTTACGGCCCACCGGGAGTTGGAAAAACAGCTGCAGCAAGACTTGTATTGGAGTATGCAAAAAAGAAGGAATATTCACCATTTAAGGAATACGCTAAATTTACAGAAATAGATGCAACCACTGTAAGATTTGATGACAGAGGAATTGCAGATCCACTAATAGGTTCCGTTCATGATCCAATCTATCAGGGAGCAGGACATTTAGGTGTGGCAGGTATACCTCAGCCAAAGCCAGGGGCTGTTACAAAAGCCCATGGAGGCATTTTATTCATTGATGAGATTGGTGAACTCCATCCCATAGAGATGAATAAATTATTAAAGGTATTAGAAGATAGAAGAGTATTTTTTGACAGTGCTTATTACAGTGTTAGTGACAGCAATATGCCGGCTTATATTAAGGATATATTCGATAATGGTCTTCCCGCAGATTTTAGATTGGTTGGTGCAACTACCAGAAATCCAAGTGAAATATCACCAGCACTAAGATCAAGATGCGTGGAAATATTTTTTAGATCACTTTTACCTGATGAAATAGAAAAAATAGCTGAAAATGCAGTGATGAAAACAGGTTTTGCACTAGATGAAAAAGCATGTAAGCTTGTAGGAAAGTACTGCAGTAATGGAAGGGAGTGCGTTAATTTAATACAACTGGCATCTGGCATAGCTCTTAATGATGATAGAAATACTATTAAAGTAAGCGATGTGGAATGGGTAATAGAAAATGGACAATATACACCAAGACCTGAAAAAAAGATAAAAGGTAAGCCAGAGGTTGGGTTTGTAAATGCACTTGCAGTATATGGCGCAAACCTGGGAACTGTTATGGAAGTTGAAGCCAGTGCAAAAAAAGTTAATTTAAGAAGGGGAAGAATAAGGATTACAGGTATAGTTGAAGAAGAGGAAATGGATAATTCCACTGGTAAAAGCATAAGAAAGAGCACCGCTAAGTGTTCTGTTGAAAATGTAATCACAGTAATCGAAAGAGTATTTAATATTGACTGCGATAACTATGATATACATATTAATTTCCCAGGAGGGGCACCTGTTGATGGCCCATCAGCAGGAATAAGCATTGCCTCAGCTGTTTACAGTGCTATACTTAATATAGCAGTAGACAATGAAGTAGCAATGACAGGGGAGCTGTCAATTCATGGAGAAGTGAAACCTATAGGCGGAGTTAATGCAAAAATACAGGCTGCTATAAAGGCAGGTGCTAAAACTATAATAATACCTGAAGATAATTGGCAGGATAGCTTTAAACAATTTAAAGGTGTAAAAATAATTCCTGTAAAAGATATAAAAGAAGTAATTGAGCTGGCTCTGGTAAAGGATTATAAAGACAGCATCCCACTTACAATTGAATCAAATATTGATGCATTAAGTGCAAAATCTTTAAAGGCAAATGCATAA
- the lon gene encoding endopeptidase La produces MDEEKKVLPLIPLRGISVFPYMVLHFDVGREKSILALEEAMLNNQEIFLASQKKAVVEEPEEKDIYNIGTICNIKQILKLPGDTVRVLVEGISRAKIQQYVSKEDFFKVEVRDLKDEQCADVKRCKALVRMIKRKFNDYASLSSNVTPDALLNIENIDDFGRFADVVSSYLTLKEEEKQQLLEAYKIDERLEKLFELLKNELDILRIERKIGSKVKNNIEKVQKEYFLREQLKAIQEELGEEDEDKKEINSYKAKINKAKLPKPAKDKALYELDRLRTSGVYSAEGGVIRTYLDWILALPWNVTTKDSLDIKKARAILERDHYGLKDVKDRIIEYLAVKKMSSTLKGPILCLVGPPGVGKTSIAKSIANALNRNFVRMSLGGVRDEAEIRGHRKTYVGSIPGRIIYGMKQAKSKNPLFLLDEIDKMSNDFRGDPADALLEVLDSEQNSTFRDHYMELDFDLSQVLFITTANTLDTIPRPLLDRMEIIEVSGYTSEEKFHIAKDHLVPKKLKELNIEEGKIVFSDASIKYIIDGYTRESGVRSLERKIAAVIRKCIAEMVEKERKKVNITVNHVKRYLGPEIFSYEKVDKEDKVGVVTGMAWTGYGGDTLAIEASIMPGSGKLELTGQLGDVMKESAKAAYSYVRANAGKYNIDADFYKSKDIHIHVPEGAVPKDGPSAGVTMITALVSALSGRAVKHNVAMTGEITLTGRVLPIGGLKEKTLASYRAGIDTIIIPKDNEKDIKELPSIIKSKIKFILADNIDTVLSNALVENK; encoded by the coding sequence ATGGATGAAGAGAAAAAAGTTCTCCCTTTAATACCACTTAGAGGTATATCGGTTTTTCCATATATGGTTTTACATTTTGATGTGGGTAGAGAAAAATCAATTTTAGCTTTAGAAGAAGCTATGTTAAATAATCAGGAAATCTTTTTGGCTTCCCAAAAGAAAGCTGTTGTTGAAGAACCAGAAGAAAAGGATATATATAACATAGGTACGATTTGTAATATAAAACAAATACTGAAGCTTCCAGGAGATACTGTAAGGGTACTGGTGGAAGGAATAAGCAGGGCTAAAATACAGCAGTATGTATCAAAAGAAGACTTTTTTAAGGTAGAAGTAAGGGACTTAAAGGATGAACAATGTGCTGATGTTAAAAGATGTAAGGCATTAGTAAGAATGATAAAAAGAAAGTTTAATGATTATGCAAGTCTTTCTTCAAATGTAACACCTGATGCATTGCTGAACATAGAAAATATAGATGACTTTGGAAGATTTGCAGATGTAGTGAGCTCATATCTTACCTTAAAGGAAGAAGAAAAGCAGCAGTTATTAGAAGCTTATAAAATTGATGAAAGATTAGAAAAATTATTTGAACTTCTTAAAAATGAGCTTGATATTCTTAGAATTGAGAGAAAGATAGGAAGCAAAGTCAAAAATAACATAGAAAAAGTTCAAAAGGAATATTTTTTAAGAGAGCAATTGAAGGCTATTCAGGAGGAACTTGGAGAAGAAGATGAAGACAAGAAAGAAATAAACAGTTATAAAGCTAAGATAAATAAGGCAAAGTTACCAAAGCCAGCTAAGGATAAGGCTTTATATGAACTAGACAGGTTAAGAACAAGCGGGGTATATTCTGCTGAAGGCGGGGTAATCAGAACCTATTTGGACTGGATACTTGCCCTGCCGTGGAATGTAACAACTAAGGACAGTTTAGATATTAAAAAGGCCAGAGCTATTTTGGAGAGGGATCATTATGGACTAAAAGATGTTAAGGATAGGATAATTGAATATCTTGCGGTAAAAAAGATGAGCTCAACATTAAAAGGCCCTATTTTATGCTTAGTAGGTCCTCCTGGTGTAGGAAAAACTTCTATTGCCAAATCCATTGCAAATGCATTAAATAGAAATTTCGTAAGGATGTCATTAGGCGGAGTGAGAGATGAAGCAGAAATAAGAGGACACAGAAAAACATATGTTGGATCTATTCCTGGAAGAATCATTTATGGAATGAAGCAGGCAAAGTCAAAGAACCCTCTCTTCCTTTTAGATGAGATTGATAAAATGAGTAATGACTTCAGGGGAGATCCTGCAGATGCCCTTTTAGAGGTATTGGATTCTGAGCAAAACAGTACATTTAGAGATCATTACATGGAATTAGATTTTGATCTTTCACAGGTATTATTTATTACTACAGCAAATACACTGGATACAATTCCAAGACCTCTACTTGACAGAATGGAGATAATTGAAGTTTCAGGATATACCAGCGAGGAAAAATTTCATATAGCTAAGGACCATCTTGTTCCTAAAAAGCTGAAAGAACTTAATATTGAGGAAGGTAAAATTGTTTTTTCCGATGCATCAATTAAATATATAATTGACGGATATACCAGGGAATCTGGTGTAAGAAGTTTAGAGAGAAAGATAGCAGCTGTAATTAGGAAATGTATTGCCGAAATGGTGGAAAAGGAAAGAAAAAAAGTAAATATTACTGTAAACCATGTAAAAAGATATTTGGGGCCTGAAATATTCAGCTACGAAAAGGTTGACAAAGAAGATAAAGTTGGTGTGGTTACAGGAATGGCTTGGACAGGTTATGGCGGTGATACTTTAGCAATTGAAGCCAGCATTATGCCTGGGTCTGGTAAACTTGAATTAACAGGGCAGCTTGGTGATGTAATGAAGGAATCCGCAAAAGCCGCATATAGTTATGTACGTGCAAATGCAGGTAAATATAATATTGATGCTGATTTTTATAAAAGTAAAGATATCCATATCCATGTACCTGAGGGAGCAGTTCCAAAAGATGGCCCATCTGCAGGTGTCACTATGATCACAGCATTGGTATCTGCACTTAGCGGCAGAGCTGTTAAACATAATGTAGCCATGACTGGTGAAATAACTTTAACAGGAAGAGTACTTCCAATAGGAGGCTTAAAGGAAAAAACGTTAGCTTCATACAGGGCTGGAATTGATACTATTATTATACCCAAAGATAACGAAAAGGATATTAAGGAACTTCCTAGTATCATAAAAAGCAAGATTAAATTTATATTAGCTGATAATATAGATACAGTATTGTCCAATGCCTTAGTGGAAAATAAATAA
- the yihA gene encoding ribosome biogenesis GTP-binding protein YihA/YsxC has product MIIKQSEFIISAVKPSQYPNDNRVEIAFVGRSNVGKSSLINSLTNRRKLVKVSSTPGKTRLINFFLINNTFYFVDLPGYGYAKVSKEEKAKWGGIVEAYLVNRQQLKKIILLVDSRHKPTEDDLNMYNWIKHYNYECVIVATKSDKLTNNELSKSKKVIRETFNLKENERIIYISSLKKTGMEDVLSELDSCF; this is encoded by the coding sequence ATGATAATAAAACAATCTGAATTTATTATTTCTGCTGTGAAACCATCACAGTATCCCAATGATAACAGAGTGGAGATAGCCTTTGTTGGAAGATCCAATGTAGGGAAATCCTCTTTGATCAACTCATTGACAAATAGAAGAAAACTGGTAAAAGTCAGTAGTACTCCAGGAAAAACAAGATTAATCAACTTTTTTTTAATAAACAATACCTTTTATTTTGTGGATCTTCCTGGATATGGGTATGCAAAAGTATCCAAAGAAGAGAAGGCAAAATGGGGAGGAATAGTGGAAGCCTACTTAGTAAACAGGCAGCAGTTAAAGAAGATAATTTTACTTGTTGATTCCAGGCATAAACCAACAGAAGATGATCTAAATATGTATAATTGGATAAAACATTATAATTATGAATGTGTTATAGTTGCAACTAAAAGTGATAAATTAACAAACAATGAATTAAGCAAAAGTAAAAAGGTAATAAGAGAGACCTTTAATCTTAAGGAAAATGAAAGAATAATATATATATCATCTCTTAAAAAAACTGGTATGGAAGATGTGCTCAGTGAGCTAGACAGCTGCTTTTAG
- a CDS encoding CPBP family intramembrane glutamic endopeptidase produces the protein MEVVNIIKNVFIYMFIYILPLLIFLNIRKIRGKKNLIVYILTPFYIALSLFTQNLLPFILVVLTILYMKKSYSDDLFYGNYNSINYGYEYTRYSFNIKNFKITEGLKLTLFSYLITILISAAEAAVYSFFNLVPKNQEVIDIMANMPLKKFLLMIPITVIFAPVLEEFIFRWFLFENTFKKRLGTVMAVILSSSIFAIAHFNLKSIPILIWIGVYNCYLIEKKGYWYSVFNHCFFNSVTTFILLADKLKF, from the coding sequence ATGGAAGTAGTGAATATTATCAAGAATGTATTTATATATATGTTTATATATATATTACCTCTTCTTATCTTTCTTAATATACGTAAGATAAGAGGGAAGAAAAATCTCATAGTATATATTTTAACTCCATTTTATATTGCATTGTCATTGTTTACTCAGAATTTACTTCCATTTATACTTGTGGTATTAACAATACTATATATGAAGAAGAGTTACAGCGATGATTTATTTTATGGAAACTATAATTCAATTAATTATGGATATGAGTACACTAGATACTCCTTTAACATTAAGAATTTTAAAATTACAGAAGGTTTAAAGCTAACCTTATTTTCATATTTAATCACTATACTTATATCTGCAGCAGAAGCTGCTGTATATAGTTTTTTTAATTTAGTGCCTAAGAATCAGGAAGTAATTGATATTATGGCAAATATGCCTCTTAAAAAGTTTTTGTTAATGATTCCTATAACGGTTATATTTGCACCTGTGTTAGAAGAGTTTATATTCAGGTGGTTTCTTTTTGAAAATACATTTAAAAAGAGACTGGGCACTGTTATGGCTGTTATACTTAGCAGCTCTATTTTTGCCATTGCACATTTTAATTTAAAATCCATACCAATACTTATATGGATAGGTGTATATAACTGCTATTTAATAGAAAAGAAGGGATATTGGTACTCTGTTTTTAACCATTGCTTTTTTAATTCAGTAACTACATTTATTTTACTAGCTGACAAACTAAAATTTTAA
- a CDS encoding polymer-forming cytoskeletal protein — translation MFNEKEKSTNKIDSLLGEHCNITGDLTGDGILKIDGEINGNINWNDDIILGFSSYCKGNISCRNAVVNGKVDGNIICENTLTIEGSGNVKGDVTMKNIVIHEGGSFEGKCTMVTSKNANDLIE, via the coding sequence ATGTTTAACGAGAAAGAGAAAAGCACAAATAAAATCGATTCATTGTTAGGCGAGCACTGTAATATTACCGGCGACCTGACAGGTGACGGAATTTTAAAAATCGATGGAGAAATAAATGGAAATATAAATTGGAATGATGATATTATTTTAGGCTTTTCATCCTACTGCAAAGGAAATATAAGCTGTAGAAATGCTGTTGTAAATGGAAAAGTTGATGGAAATATTATATGTGAAAATACGCTGACTATTGAAGGTTCCGGTAATGTTAAGGGTGATGTTACAATGAAAAATATTGTTATACATGAAGGTGGGTCCTTTGAAGGGAAATGTACTATGGTTACCTCCAAAAATGCTAATGACTTAATAGAATAA
- a CDS encoding YafY family protein — translation MSKLSHLIEMVITLQHKKLTTASELSDILEVDKKTIYRYIKTLASANVPIHTKKGRYGGFYIDEGFYMKLPSLTKEEMQALLMSSKILTKSNGFIYENQLMSAVEKIKRTCIDNNMDFDDLENSADFKIDNIGSMEKLNDKISKINYSISKGRAIIISYYSINKNKLTVRKVGPYTIIFKEGDWYVIGYCNVKDEVRTFKISRIKSIDNTSDIYMKPINFSLKEYLKNNWEVFTAGEQQVVIRFDKAAADFIKQSKWSANQQISDNLDGSIIFRIFVNELDEIKNWVMGFGSHAEVIAPDTLRNEIKYEIQELNKKYSNL, via the coding sequence ATGTCAAAATTGTCACATTTAATTGAAATGGTAATAACTTTGCAGCATAAGAAACTTACTACAGCTTCTGAATTATCAGATATACTGGAAGTAGATAAAAAAACTATATACAGATATATTAAGACCCTTGCTTCAGCAAATGTACCTATACATACTAAAAAAGGCAGATATGGCGGATTTTATATAGATGAAGGATTTTATATGAAACTTCCAAGTTTAACTAAGGAAGAAATGCAGGCATTATTAATGTCTAGTAAGATATTGACAAAAAGTAATGGATTTATATATGAAAATCAGCTGATGAGTGCAGTAGAAAAAATTAAAAGAACATGTATTGACAATAATATGGATTTTGATGATTTAGAAAATAGTGCAGATTTCAAAATAGATAATATTGGTTCAATGGAAAAACTAAATGATAAAATTTCTAAAATTAATTATTCAATTTCAAAAGGAAGAGCAATAATAATTTCATATTATTCTATTAATAAAAATAAATTAACTGTCAGGAAAGTTGGACCCTATACAATTATATTTAAAGAAGGAGACTGGTATGTAATAGGGTACTGTAATGTTAAAGATGAAGTAAGGACATTTAAAATATCAAGAATAAAATCTATAGATAATACCAGTGATATTTACATGAAACCAATTAATTTTTCACTTAAAGAATATCTTAAAAATAACTGGGAAGTATTTACTGCAGGAGAACAGCAAGTTGTTATTAGATTTGACAAAGCTGCTGCGGATTTTATAAAACAATCAAAATGGAGTGCAAATCAACAGATAAGTGATAATCTGGATGGCTCAATAATTTTTAGAATATTTGTAAATGAACTTGATGAAATAAAAAATTGGGTAATGGGTTTTGGAAGTCATGCAGAGGTTATAGCTCCAGACACACTTAGAAATGAAATAAAATATGAAATACAGGAGCTGAATAAAAAATATTCAAATTTATAA
- a CDS encoding VCBS repeat-containing protein has protein sequence MKFKVLFLKKKYIYCFLLFLLLIILFIIFTATKNTSAALNTVNENKVIKADLNGDGTEDNLIITVDKMNYNITASIGNKNYNLVPSSQINTLGEYNSHWPLKVTIMDASRDKTPEIFIQSSYKNQAIVQVFNWTNNGFNNVYFGKNDIIGFVDYKNNRTPKLIFTNSTSDKFNFNNFIFLNKNLQKFNYSYNDNFMGKDTVYYFIKYIESLPHGESVKPLNIYYPGLSGKDLSVIGKLSGENNLYNFQDGIFMDTQWNKDGEVSQIKWVLNFKGVSKVNNENVKNYTLTILLKPDGNKDAACYYKIYSISLK, from the coding sequence ATGAAATTTAAAGTATTATTTCTAAAGAAAAAATATATTTACTGTTTTTTATTATTTTTACTTCTCATAATTCTTTTTATTATATTTACTGCTACAAAAAATACATCTGCTGCACTTAATACAGTAAATGAAAATAAGGTTATTAAAGCAGACCTGAATGGTGATGGAACAGAGGATAATTTAATAATAACCGTAGATAAAATGAATTATAATATTACAGCTTCAATTGGAAATAAAAATTATAACTTAGTGCCATCTTCTCAAATAAATACATTAGGAGAATACAATAGTCACTGGCCATTGAAGGTTACAATAATGGATGCTTCCAGGGATAAAACGCCTGAAATCTTTATACAGTCATCATATAAAAATCAGGCTATTGTACAGGTCTTTAATTGGACAAACAATGGCTTTAATAATGTTTATTTTGGGAAAAACGATATTATCGGTTTCGTAGATTATAAAAATAACAGAACTCCAAAATTGATATTTACTAACAGTACTTCAGATAAATTTAACTTTAATAATTTTATATTTTTAAATAAAAATCTTCAAAAATTTAATTATTCCTATAATGACAATTTCATGGGAAAAGACACCGTATATTATTTTATAAAATACATTGAAAGTCTGCCTCATGGAGAAAGTGTAAAGCCATTAAATATATATTATCCAGGACTTAGCGGGAAAGATCTATCAGTTATAGGAAAACTCTCAGGTGAAAATAATCTATATAATTTTCAAGATGGAATATTTATGGATACTCAATGGAACAAAGATGGTGAAGTATCTCAGATTAAATGGGTATTAAATTTCAAAGGTGTTTCGAAGGTTAATAATGAAAATGTAAAAAACTATACATTAACTATATTATTAAAACCTGATGGAAATAAAGATGCTGCCTGCTATTATAAAATATATTCAATATCTTTGAAATAG
- a CDS encoding ABC transporter substrate-binding protein, which translates to MKFKKAIALLLITTACLNLTSCNSNKDKEKQKELNIYVDVKDKHSTNILKIIVEQFEEKNPKIKVNLTNALGSNISEDINKKPDKMDIIFTSRNNMIELARKGVLSDLSLQYDKEKINEKNYTVISCYGRFNDKSYGIPLIPYTIEAACNTNELSKLKIPVPKNANELSSLIHAINSKGVRIPVILTDELDIYEGLSSIVINNMVNESKLESIYDSSSNAYKSVTEMQQAFDTLDSLVSKSVINKNLFEIGNESTLSKLSRGDIPLAIFISYYDYAIESKDVEAIDYHYNLTTGKESIPVIVNALACMPVNIKNGQEANDFIKFMESDDAQKAVLKKGFITGNKKANEANKNVIGKSTIKHLQLSNENSVIYLDNLPKSIRQGVSSQINNIISGSSEKGREWNTIVDQAYKE; encoded by the coding sequence ATGAAATTTAAAAAAGCAATTGCCTTGTTATTAATCACAACAGCCTGCTTAAATCTTACTTCTTGTAATAGTAATAAAGATAAAGAAAAGCAAAAGGAATTAAATATATATGTTGATGTTAAAGATAAGCACTCAACAAATATTCTTAAAATAATAGTTGAGCAGTTTGAAGAGAAAAACCCTAAGATTAAAGTAAATCTTACAAATGCTCTTGGGAGTAATATAAGTGAAGATATAAATAAAAAGCCGGATAAGATGGATATAATATTTACTTCCAGAAATAATATGATTGAGCTTGCCAGAAAGGGAGTATTATCTGATTTATCACTGCAGTATGATAAGGAAAAAATAAATGAAAAAAACTATACAGTAATAAGCTGCTATGGAAGGTTTAATGATAAATCTTATGGAATACCATTGATTCCATATACTATAGAGGCAGCATGTAATACAAATGAATTATCAAAGCTTAAGATTCCAGTACCCAAAAATGCAAATGAACTCAGCAGTTTGATACATGCAATTAACAGCAAAGGAGTAAGAATACCAGTAATACTAACTGATGAACTGGATATATATGAGGGATTATCATCCATAGTAATAAATAATATGGTGAATGAATCCAAACTTGAAAGCATTTATGACAGCAGCAGCAATGCATATAAAAGTGTTACTGAAATGCAGCAGGCATTTGATACTTTGGATAGTCTTGTCTCAAAGTCAGTTATAAATAAAAATCTGTTTGAGATTGGAAATGAAAGTACATTAAGTAAATTATCCAGAGGAGATATACCGCTGGCAATATTTATATCTTATTATGATTATGCTATCGAAAGCAAAGATGTTGAAGCAATAGATTACCATTATAATTTAACAACTGGAAAGGAAAGCATACCAGTTATTGTAAACGCATTAGCCTGTATGCCTGTAAATATTAAAAATGGACAGGAAGCAAATGATTTTATAAAGTTTATGGAAAGTGATGATGCACAAAAGGCTGTATTGAAAAAGGGATTTATTACGGGAAATAAAAAAGCTAATGAAGCAAATAAGAATGTAATAGGAAAAAGCACTATAAAGCATTTACAGCTTTCCAATGAGAACAGTGTTATTTATCTTGATAATTTACCAAAATCAATTAGGCAGGGTGTTTCTTCTCAAATTAATAATATCATTTCAGGAAGCAGTGAAAAAGGCAGAGAGTGGAACACAATTGTTGATCAGGCATATAAAGAATAA
- a CDS encoding Fur family transcriptional regulator: MDTITGIFKEKKLKLTPQRIAVYKYLKSTTEHPSAETIYKALQKDYPTMSLATVYKALKTLVEVKLIQEINVGEGNFRYDGNVYPHPHIQCLNCGKVDDIQGICFSDLNDKVKNYTNYDVVANQLYFYGLCEDCKNSKE, from the coding sequence ATGGATACAATTACAGGAATTTTCAAGGAAAAGAAACTTAAATTGACTCCGCAGCGTATTGCAGTATATAAATACCTAAAGTCTACAACTGAACATCCTTCTGCTGAGACAATCTACAAAGCTTTACAAAAAGATTATCCTACTATGAGTTTAGCTACAGTGTACAAAGCATTAAAAACTCTTGTTGAAGTAAAGCTGATTCAGGAAATAAATGTTGGCGAAGGAAATTTCAGATATGATGGAAATGTGTACCCACACCCTCATATTCAATGTTTAAATTGTGGTAAGGTAGACGATATTCAGGGCATTTGCTTTAGTGATCTAAATGATAAGGTTAAAAACTACACTAATTATGATGTAGTTGCAAATCAGTTATATTTCTATGGCTTATGCGAAGATTGCAAAAATAGTAAAGAATAA